In Maribacter dokdonensis DSW-8, the genomic stretch TTGGTGTCATCTGGTATGTGTTCTAATACATGATTGCATAAAATCACATCGAACTTGTTGTCTTCAAAAGGCAAGTTGCATATATCTGCTTTAACGTCCGCTAAGGGAGAATTTAGGTCTGTAGTTACGTAATTAAGGTTCTTTAATTTTCTAAATCTTTTATAGAAAGCTTGTTCTGGTGCAAAATGTAATACGTGTAAACGGGCTGTAAAAAAGTCCGTTTCCTTTTTCAGAAACATCCATAGCAATCTATGTCTTTCCAAAGATAGGGTAGAGGGGGATAGTACATTTTCCCGCGGATTTTCATAGCCATATGGTAGAAAACTTCTAAAGGTGTTGCCATCAATTGGATCTTCATAGGTGTTGCCCCGGTAATAAGCCTTAAAAAATGGTTTCACCAAAAAGCTAAGTGAAATTAATACCGGTCTAGGAACAAGGTTGAGAAAAAATTTAAAAATTTTTTTCATGCTTGTTGACTAGCTTTTTACGATGGAAGAAGTAAATTCATCTTCTTCATCACTTTCAATACCCAAGGCTTCATAAATGTATTTAAAAGTCGATAATAACTCTGGTTTTCCATTTACAATAGCTACATCATGCTCAAAATGGGCGCTAGGTTGACCATCTGCGGTAAGTATCGTCCATCCGTCTTTTAGTTGTTTAATATTCTTAGTACCCATATTGGTCATAGGCTCTATAGCTACCGTCATACCCTCAAGAAATTTTTTACCTCTTCCGCGTCTACCATAATTTGGCATTTCAGGACCTTCGTGCATGGTTCTTCCCAAACCATGACCAACCAATTCACGTACCACCCCGTAGCCATGGTCTTCCGTAAATTTTTGAATAGCATAACCTACATCACCAACTCGGTTACCTACTTTAAATTCACGTATGCCAACGTAGAGTGATTTTTTAGTGACCTCAAGGAGTTTT encodes the following:
- a CDS encoding class I SAM-dependent methyltransferase gives rise to the protein MKKIFKFFLNLVPRPVLISLSFLVKPFFKAYYRGNTYEDPIDGNTFRSFLPYGYENPRENVLSPSTLSLERHRLLWMFLKKETDFFTARLHVLHFAPEQAFYKRFRKLKNLNYVTTDLNSPLADVKADICNLPFEDNKFDVILCNHVLEHIPDDTKAMSELYRILKPGGWGIFQIPQDLNRENTFEDDSITDKVERAKIFGQYDHVRIYGRDYFNKLRTIGFTVEEIDFTKLLSQEEIDRYRLAPGEIIPLVRK
- the map gene encoding type I methionyl aminopeptidase, which codes for MSTIKIKTAEEIELMRESALIVSKTLGMIAAEVKPGVTTLQLDAMAETFIRDHGAVPGFLGLYDFPNSLCMSPNAQVVHGIPNNTPLKEGDIISIDCGALKNEFYGDHAYTFEVGEVSPEVKKLLEVTKKSLYVGIREFKVGNRVGDVGYAIQKFTEDHGYGVVRELVGHGLGRTMHEGPEMPNYGRRGRGKKFLEGMTVAIEPMTNMGTKNIKQLKDGWTILTADGQPSAHFEHDVAIVNGKPELLSTFKYIYEALGIESDEEDEFTSSIVKS